The Polaribacter tangerinus genome has a segment encoding these proteins:
- a CDS encoding T9SS type A sorting domain-containing protein → MKQKNFLATLFCFFFTFSILGQTTYYVASDGVNNDADRDGQSLGEAWASLGYTISRASNNDTIIIDGSVNQTAQTFINDANSKSLTIRGQNNATITGDGSNRLIAVTQTNTQTWSFEDITFQNISSGAQGSVFNAFNANLTVSFTGCNFLNNSTSASAGGGAVYVQNATATFTNCNFYKNSNTNASAQGGALHNQGSATVTVTNSTFYQNSVAASGNFNGAAIRVSNTSVNLTINNSLFYDNTSGNGSNSDINSLPGSTIDINNSLAQYTSNVGTHLSSDLSADFSNTTFTFTSPNLTYGAPSSINDDTPIDFGSDKSDVGAWDSKINLFKAGSDWATGTNWSSTAAPTSLENVTLLSDSPALVIGGSTNATINNLSIDGSSSLTINSGGSLIVNGTSTGNVTYNRNLATTNWYLVSSPFAGETMTSIRANNTLADGSGDGRIGFAPYDDSQALGSKWTYFTNTSNDALANGKGYSAKLASAGDISFTGTINTTDVSVAVSNAGTGFNLIGNPYTSHLTSATFLTDNSANLVSQTLWVWNGSIYETKVTGDSFVLAPAQGFFVRSSNGTNINIAESYQASTGGTFQKSSKTEVKLIMNDGSNNRFVKMYYLDNATKGFDNGFDGETFGGIENTVDVFTNLIENNDGKKFQVQSLPIAEMETIIVPVGVKADAGKEITFTAEAMNLPRDTKVFLEDRFTNTITRLDEANTSYKVTLNDALNGTGRFFLHTKASGVLSTDEVLLQNTNVYATSNNTLRIVGLPSGNADLKMYNILGKQVLNTSFKANGAKEITLPRLASGVYIVQLLTESSKLNKKIILE, encoded by the coding sequence ATGAAACAAAAAAACTTTTTAGCAACTTTATTTTGCTTCTTTTTTACTTTTAGCATTTTAGGACAAACAACTTATTATGTTGCCTCTGACGGCGTAAACAATGATGCTGACCGAGATGGTCAATCTTTAGGTGAGGCTTGGGCCTCATTAGGGTATACTATTTCTCGAGCTAGTAATAATGATACTATAATAATAGATGGTTCTGTTAATCAAACCGCACAAACGTTTATCAATGATGCAAACTCCAAAAGTTTGACAATTAGAGGACAAAACAACGCCACTATTACTGGTGATGGCTCTAATCGATTAATAGCAGTAACTCAAACTAACACTCAAACTTGGTCTTTTGAGGATATCACATTCCAAAATATTAGTTCTGGTGCCCAAGGTTCAGTTTTTAACGCCTTTAATGCTAATCTAACTGTTTCATTCACAGGCTGTAATTTTTTGAATAACAGTACATCTGCTTCAGCAGGAGGAGGTGCCGTTTATGTTCAAAATGCAACTGCGACGTTTACTAATTGTAACTTTTATAAAAATTCTAATACAAATGCATCCGCTCAGGGTGGGGCTCTGCATAATCAAGGAAGCGCTACAGTAACAGTTACAAATAGTACTTTTTATCAAAATTCAGTTGCTGCATCAGGAAATTTTAATGGTGCGGCAATCAGAGTCAGTAATACAAGCGTTAATTTAACAATCAATAATAGTTTGTTTTATGATAATACCTCGGGAAATGGATCTAATTCAGATATAAATTCTCTACCAGGTTCAACAATAGATATTAACAACTCGTTGGCTCAATATACAAGTAATGTTGGTACCCATTTAAGTTCAGATTTAAGCGCAGATTTTTCTAACACTACCTTTACTTTTACCAGTCCAAACTTAACATACGGGGCTCCATCTTCTATTAATGACGATACTCCAATAGATTTTGGTTCAGACAAAAGCGATGTAGGTGCTTGGGATTCAAAAATCAATTTATTTAAAGCAGGTTCAGATTGGGCAACAGGTACAAACTGGTCATCAACTGCTGCTCCTACTTCTTTAGAAAATGTAACCTTGTTATCAGATTCGCCAGCATTGGTAATAGGTGGCTCTACAAATGCAACAATTAACAATTTATCTATAGATGGATCAAGTTCATTGACTATTAACTCAGGAGGTAGTTTAATTGTAAATGGCACATCAACAGGAAATGTAACCTACAACAGAAACCTTGCAACAACAAACTGGTATTTGGTTTCTTCACCATTTGCAGGAGAAACTATGACATCTATCAGAGCAAATAACACACTTGCTGATGGATCTGGAGACGGAAGAATTGGTTTTGCTCCTTATGATGATTCTCAAGCTTTGGGTTCTAAATGGACATATTTTACAAATACCTCAAATGATGCATTAGCTAACGGAAAAGGTTATTCTGCAAAATTAGCATCTGCTGGCGATATTTCATTCACAGGAACAATCAATACTACTGATGTTTCAGTAGCTGTTTCCAATGCAGGAACAGGTTTTAACTTGATTGGAAATCCATATACTTCACACTTAACAAGTGCTACTTTTTTAACAGATAATTCTGCGAATTTAGTTTCACAAACGCTTTGGGTTTGGAATGGAAGTATTTATGAGACAAAAGTAACTGGAGACTCATTTGTGTTGGCACCAGCTCAAGGATTTTTTGTAAGATCATCAAACGGAACAAACATCAACATTGCAGAATCTTATCAAGCTTCAACAGGTGGAACTTTCCAAAAATCATCAAAAACAGAAGTGAAATTGATAATGAACGATGGCTCAAATAATAGATTTGTGAAAATGTATTATTTAGACAATGCAACCAAAGGTTTTGACAATGGTTTTGACGGTGAAACTTTTGGCGGGATTGAAAATACCGTAGATGTATTTACTAATTTAATTGAAAATAATGATGGTAAAAAATTCCAAGTTCAATCATTACCAATTGCTGAAATGGAGACCATAATTGTTCCTGTAGGTGTTAAAGCTGATGCTGGAAAAGAAATCACCTTTACTGCTGAAGCGATGAATTTACCTAGAGATACTAAAGTTTTTTTAGAAGACAGATTTACAAATACTATTACTCGTTTAGACGAAGCAAATACATCATATAAAGTAACTTTAAATGATGCTTTAAACGGAACAGGACGTTTCTTTTTACACACAAAAGCATCTGGAGTATTAAGTACTGATGAAGTTCTTTTACAAAACACCAATGTATATGCAACTAGCAACAATACCTTAAGAATTGTAGGCTTACCTTCAGGAAATGCAGACTTAAAAATGTACAATATTTTAGGCAAACAAGTTTTAAATACATCATTTAAGGCTAATGGAGCAAAAGAAATTACTTTACCAAGATTAGCAAGTGGCGTTTATATTGTTCAGTTATTAACTGAATCGAGTAAACTAAACAAGAAAATTATATTAGAATAA
- a CDS encoding alpha-1,3-galactosidase-related protein, with amino-acid sequence MKIIKDILKKNLAFFVALIVLTSYGQKVLNLSEYNIQAAEDATPIIVKALKKCKEEGFSKLIFPKGTYHFYPTFAPERYCEITNNDNGLKRTAFPLIDFHNFVVDGGDSDFIFHGKMIPFIIEESSNIKITNLSIDWEVPFALEGLVVANNTETKTFDIEVNSPYEVQFGRLYLKLERPDTPYERKYGKRFAYWEHDNLEVGQNIFWDPKTMAPLYNTKLYNMPEKGIHAVELKKGLIRISTEMTKLPPIGSVMVSKGEYLENRTSPAFRVFKSKDLEFKNVNVYHAGAMGLIAERSENITLDSFNVVLREGSGRMVTTTADATHFCNVKGMVTIKNCTFENMLDDATNIHGTYVRVNKIIDDYTLAVETYHPHQNGYLFGEEGDEVQIIDQVNLQPTTVPMVLKKVERVNEKISYITFNKPITNKVQIYDGVENISWHASAVLENNVVRNNRARSFLISTPRKVVVRNNHLSSQMASFRLTGDLGLWNESGPNDGLLIENNVIENAVYGGNGPQSIFLIDPQYVDKNNFKGMYSRDITIRNNTIKTFDNSILVAMSVDGLVFENNTIIQTDKYKPIFPDVDNIQIINCNDVTIKGNTYKRLDGKKGTLSIDKKSTNIKVSKKESFKSSTK; translated from the coding sequence ATGAAGATAATTAAAGATATTTTAAAAAAGAATTTAGCATTTTTTGTGGCGCTAATTGTTTTAACTAGCTATGGTCAAAAAGTTTTAAATCTATCAGAATATAATATTCAAGCAGCTGAAGATGCTACACCTATTATAGTAAAAGCATTAAAGAAATGCAAAGAAGAAGGGTTTAGCAAGTTAATTTTCCCAAAAGGAACCTATCACTTTTATCCAACTTTTGCACCAGAAAGGTATTGTGAAATTACCAATAACGATAATGGTTTGAAAAGAACTGCGTTCCCATTAATTGATTTTCACAATTTCGTGGTAGATGGAGGAGATTCTGATTTTATCTTTCATGGCAAAATGATTCCTTTTATTATTGAAGAAAGTTCTAATATTAAAATTACAAATTTAAGTATAGACTGGGAAGTTCCTTTCGCTTTAGAAGGTTTAGTTGTCGCCAACAATACTGAAACCAAAACTTTTGATATTGAAGTTAACTCACCTTACGAAGTTCAGTTTGGGCGTTTATACTTAAAATTAGAAAGACCAGATACACCTTATGAAAGAAAATATGGAAAAAGATTTGCCTATTGGGAACATGACAACCTAGAAGTAGGTCAAAATATTTTTTGGGACCCTAAAACAATGGCACCTTTATATAATACAAAACTCTATAATATGCCTGAAAAAGGAATTCATGCAGTTGAGTTAAAAAAAGGATTAATAAGAATATCAACAGAAATGACAAAGCTTCCGCCAATTGGTTCTGTTATGGTTTCTAAAGGCGAGTATTTAGAAAATAGAACTAGCCCTGCTTTTAGAGTATTTAAGTCTAAAGATTTAGAATTTAAAAATGTAAATGTATACCATGCAGGTGCTATGGGATTAATTGCTGAAAGATCAGAAAATATTACACTAGATAGTTTTAATGTAGTATTACGAGAAGGTTCTGGCAGAATGGTAACAACAACGGCAGATGCTACACATTTTTGTAATGTAAAAGGAATGGTAACCATTAAAAACTGTACGTTTGAAAACATGTTAGATGATGCTACCAATATTCATGGCACCTATGTAAGGGTTAATAAAATTATTGATGACTACACTCTGGCAGTAGAAACCTATCATCCTCATCAAAACGGATATTTATTTGGCGAAGAAGGAGATGAAGTTCAAATCATCGATCAAGTAAATCTTCAGCCTACAACAGTGCCAATGGTTTTAAAAAAAGTAGAAAGAGTTAATGAAAAAATATCTTACATCACTTTTAATAAACCGATAACCAATAAAGTACAAATTTATGATGGCGTAGAAAATATTTCATGGCATGCTTCGGCTGTTTTAGAAAATAATGTAGTCAGAAATAATAGGGCTCGTAGTTTTTTAATTTCAACTCCAAGAAAAGTTGTGGTTAGAAATAATCACTTATCTTCTCAAATGGCAAGTTTTCGATTAACAGGCGATTTAGGTTTATGGAATGAGTCTGGTCCTAATGATGGACTTTTAATTGAAAACAATGTTATTGAAAATGCAGTTTATGGCGGTAATGGACCACAATCTATCTTTTTAATTGATCCTCAGTATGTTGATAAAAATAACTTTAAAGGAATGTACAGCAGAGATATTACAATTAGAAACAATACCATAAAAACGTTTGACAACTCTATTTTAGTAGCCATGTCTGTCGATGGTTTAGTCTTTGAAAATAATACAATTATTCAGACAGATAAATACAAACCGATATTTCCAGATGTAGATAATATTCAAATTATAAATTGTAATGATGTTACAATAAAGGGAAATACTTACAAGAGATTAGATGGTAAAAAAGGAACTTTAAGTATCGATAAAAAATCAACAAATATAAAGGTATCCAAAAAAGAGTCATTTAAATCAAGTACAAAATAA
- a CDS encoding SusC/RagA family TonB-linked outer membrane protein, with amino-acid sequence MKKQLILTLICLCFFQFSFAQKSVTGKVTDSNGDVLPGVTIQIKGTNSGEVTDFDGKYTLKITKNDITLVFSYLGMKTKEIIYTGQTVLNVMLEDEANRLNEIVVIGYGAVKKGDLTGTISSVKDSLIEVSKSPNLFDAIQGRIAGVNITSSSGEPGAAVNFNIRGSNSVYGSGSPLFVIDGVQIDIDPSEVANSGVGSVANLDPLATINPLDIESIEVLKDASATAIYGSRGANGVVIITTKGGKNGDVSFNYTSSIGFQTAANRIDVITPEEYLLYREVRDPGNGFTNVNGGPRDFSNIPSQNWQDQVLRTAEVQNHFISASGGSENTKYSASAGFLDQQGLVIENEYSKYNFRINATHKQSDKLEFGFNLNTSFTETSGVANQGSGGDEFNGVVQLMVIANPWELLDLTQQEEASQDFLSPLSLIEEGEKILRFSRTIGSFYAQYKLTDHLTWRSHIGANFSGSKMQEFHSSNSLFGWRWNGRAVIRQTETSSYNFYSTLRYMKTFKGGHWLNVLGGIERFRYSRESFFNDIIGFENQELGFNNIAIGQTFREYSSDRLISKRMSYFSRINYTYKGKYLFTFNARADGSDKFGPNNRWGYFTGGAFAWRVNRENFMKDIKEINDLKFRVSYGQTGNERIPPFTYLARVDNTWYSSNDALNFGLSPGTFGNPDLKWETTTQFNIGFDMGLFKDRINLTFDYYNKLTTDMLIDAPVPGQSGFNSQWGNLGSVQNRGYEFSLSTVNINTPNFKWSSDFNISTNLNEIKDLGDIEFIPTLVPGGWITNPGRVMVGKPIGVMYGYVFDGIHQEGNPEGAVPGSMKYRDLNGDGIIDDANDRTVIGDSNPKHIGGLNNTFSYKNFTLSMFWQWSYGNDVFNAARLRSNGFQPFMNITRDYYESAWTPENMSNVAPAFGKIEPVASSYYVEDASFLRLKTINLSYDLPRKLFANSQIKSLRLFVSANNLLTFTKYSGFDPEVSHWNPLIRGFERFSYPRARSIIIGLNLNF; translated from the coding sequence ATGAAAAAACAATTAATACTTACTTTAATTTGTCTATGTTTCTTTCAATTTTCATTTGCTCAAAAAAGTGTAACCGGAAAAGTTACAGATTCCAATGGAGATGTTCTTCCTGGAGTAACGATTCAAATTAAGGGCACAAATTCAGGGGAAGTAACAGATTTCGACGGAAAATATACACTAAAAATCACTAAAAATGATATTACACTAGTCTTTAGTTATTTAGGAATGAAAACCAAAGAAATTATCTATACAGGCCAAACTGTTCTTAATGTTATGTTAGAAGATGAAGCTAATAGACTTAATGAAATTGTAGTTATTGGTTATGGAGCTGTAAAAAAAGGAGATCTAACGGGTACCATAAGTTCTGTAAAAGACAGCCTTATTGAAGTTTCTAAATCTCCTAACCTATTTGATGCTATTCAAGGTAGAATAGCAGGTGTTAATATTACTTCAAGTTCAGGTGAGCCAGGAGCCGCTGTTAATTTTAATATACGAGGATCAAACTCTGTTTATGGTTCTGGATCTCCATTATTTGTAATTGACGGCGTTCAAATAGATATAGATCCTAGTGAAGTTGCTAATTCTGGTGTTGGCTCGGTTGCAAATTTAGATCCCTTAGCAACGATTAATCCTTTAGACATTGAATCGATTGAAGTGCTTAAAGATGCTTCTGCAACCGCTATTTATGGTTCGAGAGGAGCTAATGGAGTTGTTATAATTACCACAAAAGGCGGTAAAAATGGAGATGTTTCTTTTAACTACACGAGTTCCATTGGTTTTCAGACCGCAGCAAATAGAATTGACGTAATCACTCCAGAAGAGTACTTGCTTTATCGAGAAGTTAGGGATCCAGGAAATGGATTCACTAATGTAAATGGTGGCCCAAGAGATTTTTCGAACATTCCAAGTCAAAACTGGCAAGATCAAGTTTTGAGAACAGCAGAAGTTCAAAACCATTTTATTTCTGCTTCTGGTGGTTCTGAGAATACAAAATATTCAGCAAGTGCTGGCTTTTTAGACCAACAGGGGCTTGTAATTGAAAATGAATACAGCAAGTACAATTTTCGAATCAATGCAACCCACAAGCAAAGTGACAAACTAGAGTTTGGATTTAATTTAAATACATCTTTTACCGAAACTTCTGGTGTTGCCAATCAAGGTAGTGGTGGTGATGAGTTTAATGGGGTTGTACAATTAATGGTAATCGCTAATCCTTGGGAACTGCTTGATTTAACCCAACAAGAAGAAGCCTCTCAAGATTTCTTATCTCCTCTTTCTTTAATTGAAGAAGGTGAAAAAATTCTTAGGTTTTCTAGAACCATTGGGAGTTTTTATGCACAATATAAATTAACAGATCATCTTACTTGGCGATCCCACATAGGAGCTAACTTTTCAGGATCAAAAATGCAGGAGTTTCACAGTTCAAACAGTCTTTTTGGTTGGAGATGGAATGGTAGAGCTGTCATCAGGCAAACAGAAACATCTTCCTATAATTTTTACAGTACGTTAAGGTATATGAAAACCTTTAAAGGCGGTCACTGGTTAAATGTTTTAGGCGGAATTGAACGCTTTAGATATAGCAGAGAGAGCTTTTTTAATGATATTATTGGATTCGAGAACCAAGAGTTAGGGTTTAACAATATTGCCATCGGACAAACATTTAGAGAGTATAGTTCTGATCGATTAATCTCAAAAAGAATGTCTTATTTTTCAAGAATTAATTATACTTATAAAGGAAAATACCTATTTACTTTTAATGCACGTGCAGATGGGTCTGATAAATTTGGCCCAAATAATCGATGGGGATACTTTACAGGAGGAGCCTTTGCTTGGAGAGTGAATCGAGAAAACTTCATGAAAGACATTAAAGAAATAAATGACTTAAAATTTCGAGTTAGTTATGGGCAAACGGGTAATGAAAGAATTCCTCCTTTTACCTATTTAGCAAGGGTAGATAATACTTGGTATTCAAGTAATGATGCCTTGAATTTTGGCCTATCACCAGGTACCTTCGGTAATCCAGATTTAAAATGGGAAACAACTACACAATTTAACATTGGCTTTGATATGGGGCTTTTTAAAGATCGTATAAACCTTACGTTTGATTATTATAACAAACTAACAACAGACATGTTAATCGATGCTCCTGTGCCAGGGCAGTCAGGCTTTAATTCTCAGTGGGGAAATTTAGGATCCGTACAGAATAGAGGATATGAGTTCAGTTTAAGTACAGTTAATATCAATACACCAAACTTTAAATGGAGTTCAGATTTTAATATCAGTACCAACCTTAATGAAATAAAAGATTTAGGAGATATTGAGTTTATTCCTACACTCGTTCCAGGAGGTTGGATTACAAATCCAGGTAGAGTTATGGTAGGGAAACCAATTGGTGTAATGTATGGGTATGTTTTTGATGGAATTCATCAGGAAGGAAACCCTGAAGGAGCAGTTCCTGGAAGCATGAAATATAGAGATTTGAATGGAGACGGAATTATAGATGACGCCAATGATCGAACTGTTATAGGCGATTCTAACCCAAAACATATTGGTGGTCTAAACAATACATTTAGCTACAAAAATTTTACATTATCAATGTTTTGGCAATGGAGTTACGGAAACGATGTTTTTAACGCAGCCAGGCTAAGGTCTAATGGTTTTCAACCTTTTATGAACATCACAAGAGATTATTATGAAAGTGCATGGACACCAGAAAATATGTCAAACGTAGCCCCTGCATTTGGCAAAATAGAACCAGTGGCATCAAGTTATTATGTCGAAGACGCTTCGTTTTTAAGATTAAAAACAATTAATCTTTCTTATGATTTACCTAGAAAACTGTTCGCAAATAGTCAGATAAAAAGTTTACGCCTTTTTGTTTCTGCCAATAACCTGCTAACCTTTACCAAATACTCTGGTTTTGACCCAGAGGTAAGTCATTGGAACCCGCTTATTCGTGGCTTTGAACGATTCTCTTATCCAAGAGCAAGAAGTATAATAATAGGATTAAATTTAAATTTTTAA
- a CDS encoding RagB/SusD family nutrient uptake outer membrane protein produces MKKLKFLILSLLVIASSCSDDYLNTEPLSFLTTDTYYQTPDQIEIALAGVYNVLSASQVQNFGNNSTFSRNMMVMLNGATDEAVVRDLNINPNYVDWGDASFTAQSNFVNESWVFLYAGINRANTLIERIQLVDGFEANRKEEIIAEARLLRGFYHMMLSMMHGGIPVYASTTEDPLKARNSIQEVYDLVIDDYEFAYQTLGNRAETLGRVNKWSAAGLLAKVHTYLASAKNSGLNGFISINDFSWVDSNQHYISALTYTQDIIANSGYQLASNYDYLFRETTKQQQYSENLFAVEASNDPSTNVVNIVVNAFVPQGNANRVGGGYGWFRPMSELYNKYIEGDFRRDHNVTGNLNSVNRFEFIEGVKYFVPRDIPSLNNGFLCIGKYRMVDPALKSIPNWASNINLPLLRYADILLLHAEALYFTGDEPSARNFLSTVRQRSVTNGFLLADLNNAYRKADFVEELLDERSRELCFENWRRIDLARFNKYTETINNLSTTDGFYNIRVAPIVQNNWKPERVWFPIPTIQIDLNKNLIQNQGF; encoded by the coding sequence ATGAAGAAGTTAAAATTTTTAATACTTAGTTTGTTGGTTATTGCATCATCTTGCAGTGATGATTACCTGAATACAGAACCACTTTCATTCTTAACAACAGATACTTATTACCAAACGCCAGATCAAATCGAGATTGCGCTAGCTGGTGTATACAATGTTTTATCTGCAAGTCAAGTTCAGAATTTCGGAAATAATTCCACCTTCTCAAGAAACATGATGGTAATGCTTAATGGTGCAACAGACGAAGCCGTAGTAAGAGATTTAAACATCAATCCTAACTATGTAGATTGGGGTGATGCAAGTTTTACGGCTCAAAGCAATTTTGTAAATGAATCTTGGGTATTCCTATATGCTGGAATCAATAGAGCAAATACGTTAATAGAAAGAATTCAACTTGTAGATGGTTTCGAAGCAAATAGAAAAGAAGAAATTATTGCGGAAGCCAGATTATTAAGAGGCTTTTACCATATGATGCTTTCCATGATGCATGGTGGCATACCCGTTTATGCATCTACTACAGAAGATCCACTAAAAGCAAGAAATAGCATTCAAGAGGTCTATGATTTGGTGATTGATGATTATGAGTTTGCCTACCAAACCTTAGGCAATAGAGCAGAAACTTTGGGAAGAGTAAACAAGTGGTCTGCAGCCGGTTTATTAGCAAAAGTACATACCTACCTTGCAAGTGCTAAAAACTCAGGATTAAATGGATTTATTTCAATTAATGATTTTAGTTGGGTAGATAGCAATCAGCATTACATTTCTGCCCTTACCTACACGCAAGATATCATTGCCAATAGTGGCTATCAATTGGCATCTAACTACGATTATTTATTTAGAGAAACCACCAAACAACAACAATATTCCGAAAATCTTTTTGCTGTAGAGGCAAGTAACGATCCTTCTACAAATGTTGTAAATATTGTGGTAAACGCTTTTGTTCCACAAGGAAACGCTAACAGAGTGGGCGGAGGTTATGGTTGGTTTAGACCTATGAGTGAATTATATAATAAATACATCGAAGGAGATTTTAGGAGAGACCACAATGTTACCGGAAACCTAAACTCGGTAAATAGATTTGAATTCATTGAAGGAGTTAAATATTTTGTACCAAGAGATATCCCAAGCCTCAATAACGGTTTCTTGTGTATTGGAAAATACAGAATGGTTGACCCAGCATTAAAATCCATTCCAAACTGGGCATCAAATATCAATTTGCCCCTCTTAAGGTATGCAGATATTTTGTTGCTTCATGCAGAAGCCTTGTATTTCACAGGTGATGAGCCTTCCGCAAGAAACTTCTTATCAACAGTAAGACAGCGTTCGGTAACCAATGGTTTTTTGTTAGCAGACTTAAACAATGCCTATCGAAAAGCAGATTTTGTTGAAGAGCTATTGGATGAGCGTTCAAGAGAATTGTGCTTTGAAAATTGGAGACGAATAGACTTAGCCAGATTTAATAAATATACAGAAACTATCAATAATCTTTCAACGACAGATGGTTTTTACAATATACGGGTTGCTCCTATTGTTCAAAACAACTGGAAACCCGAACGCGTATGGTTTCCCATACCAACCATTCAAATAGACTTAAACAAAAACTTAATTCAAAATCAAGGATTTTAA
- a CDS encoding T9SS type A sorting domain-containing protein → MKKIYIFITFLFLTTLMVGQNKDFVPTNGVIWSDANNWTPSGVPDITNNVRLAGTIESDLDINLTLSRVQTVFGTGTAGGTETTIGGAGILTIDTQLQANVNKGIANVSGNGINLIFKGGVVINNTAGGFGNTLMTFGNSDLNEFTFADGSTLTINTPLEARSGGGSSIYSFNGVIAGAGALRFSADTNITFGSTSDNSGRTGDFVWVGANSIVTVNTADNGVFIPSGQKIQSNADNCSIVINGANVYQGSIGVDGSRILTFDVNANQNSMENIQFTGAGAGTLNIDVDDSVTELFFGDNSEGDWKTGTVNITGYKEGVIRFGTDNNGLTAAQLAQITVDGNGGEVALNSTGYLVNATSLSIDSEALDQLKPIAYPTLASTTIYFTKPQSNVKVFDLNGRMVLKNQAENQSDITINSLNNGIYFIVFDNKKIEKIIKQ, encoded by the coding sequence ATGAAGAAAATTTACATTTTTATTACCTTTTTATTTCTAACCACTTTAATGGTTGGACAAAATAAAGATTTTGTACCTACAAATGGCGTGATTTGGTCAGATGCTAACAATTGGACTCCTTCTGGAGTGCCAGATATTACTAATAACGTGAGACTTGCAGGAACAATTGAGTCTGACCTTGATATCAATCTTACATTAAGCCGAGTGCAAACTGTATTTGGTACAGGTACTGCAGGTGGCACAGAAACAACAATTGGAGGAGCTGGTATTTTAACCATAGACACACAACTTCAGGCTAATGTAAATAAGGGAATTGCCAACGTATCCGGAAATGGTATAAATTTAATATTTAAAGGAGGCGTTGTTATTAATAATACAGCTGGTGGCTTTGGGAACACTTTAATGACCTTTGGTAATAGTGACTTAAATGAATTTACATTTGCTGATGGATCTACTTTAACCATCAATACTCCTCTCGAAGCTAGATCAGGAGGAGGAAGTAGTATTTATAGTTTTAATGGTGTTATAGCTGGTGCTGGTGCATTAAGATTTAGTGCTGATACTAATATAACATTTGGAAGCACCTCTGATAACTCAGGTAGAACAGGAGATTTTGTTTGGGTTGGAGCAAATTCCATAGTTACTGTAAACACAGCAGATAATGGCGTATTTATACCTAGTGGCCAAAAAATTCAAAGTAATGCAGATAACTGTAGTATTGTAATTAATGGAGCTAATGTGTATCAAGGTAGCATTGGCGTGGATGGAAGTCGAATACTCACTTTCGATGTAAATGCCAACCAAAACAGTATGGAGAATATTCAATTCACTGGTGCAGGTGCTGGAACACTAAATATTGATGTAGATGACAGCGTAACCGAGCTTTTCTTCGGAGATAATTCAGAAGGAGATTGGAAAACAGGAACCGTAAACATTACAGGCTATAAAGAAGGCGTTATCCGTTTTGGAACGGACAATAACGGATTAACAGCAGCTCAATTAGCACAAATAACTGTTGATGGAAATGGAGGCGAAGTTGCCTTAAACAGTACAGGGTATTTGGTAAATGCAACCTCATTGTCTATTGATAGCGAAGCGTTAGATCAATTAAAACCAATAGCGTACCCAACATTAGCCTCAACTACAATCTATTTTACAAAACCACAATCTAATGTAAAAGTGTTTGATTTAAATGGTAGAATGGTCCTGAAAAATCAAGCAGAAAATCAATCGGATATTACGATTAACTCATTAAATAATGGTATATATTTCATTGTTTTTGACAATAAGAAAATTGAAAAAATTATAAAACAATAA